A stretch of the Kroppenstedtia eburnea genome encodes the following:
- a CDS encoding hotdog fold thioesterase, whose product MQKNEPKPLTVMEVLGIETEEMTPERVVLKMPVDGRHHQPFGILHGGVSVVLAETAASLGAWMNCDREKETTVGLEINANHIRPKREGIVTAVAEPLHKGRTTMVWEIRIQDEEERLICVSRCTMAVVPLQEEKRKKE is encoded by the coding sequence ATGCAAAAAAATGAGCCGAAACCCCTTACAGTCATGGAAGTACTGGGGATCGAAACCGAAGAGATGACGCCGGAACGCGTGGTGCTGAAGATGCCGGTGGATGGACGACACCACCAGCCTTTCGGGATTCTGCATGGGGGTGTCTCCGTCGTATTGGCGGAGACTGCCGCCAGTCTCGGGGCCTGGATGAACTGTGACCGGGAAAAGGAGACCACGGTGGGACTGGAGATTAACGCCAACCATATTCGTCCCAAGCGGGAAGGCATTGTCACCGCAGTGGCGGAACCCCTTCACAAGGGGAGGACCACCATGGTGTGGGAGATCCGGATCCAGGATGAGGAAGAGAGACTGATCTGTGTCTCCCGCTGCACGATGGCGGTCGTGCCTCTGCAAGAAGAGAAAAGGAAGAAGGAATAA
- a CDS encoding DeoR family transcriptional regulator gives MLPTERRERIRELIREGRHVKISDLSRALGVSEMTIYRDLKPILEEGWVKKTYGGVTLVGEESPASDPGCVYCGRKPDSRLAYRLVLQGQRMETACCCHCGLLRHSQVKGQVAQAICRDFISHVTISALRAWYVLDPEVYIGCCRPQVLSFEQREVAGRFIRGFGGSLLSFPEAIQQLTQ, from the coding sequence ATGTTACCCACTGAACGGCGGGAACGGATCCGTGAGTTGATCCGGGAAGGCCGTCATGTGAAGATCTCGGATCTCAGCCGGGCGCTGGGGGTTTCGGAGATGACCATTTACCGGGATCTGAAGCCCATACTGGAAGAAGGATGGGTGAAGAAGACATACGGTGGGGTCACCCTGGTCGGGGAGGAGAGTCCGGCTTCAGATCCAGGCTGTGTATATTGTGGCCGGAAACCGGATTCGAGGCTGGCCTATCGGCTGGTTCTTCAGGGCCAACGGATGGAGACCGCCTGTTGCTGCCATTGCGGTTTGTTGCGTCACAGTCAGGTGAAGGGGCAGGTGGCTCAGGCCATCTGTCGGGATTTTATCAGTCACGTCACCATCAGCGCCCTGCGGGCCTGGTATGTGCTGGATCCGGAGGTTTATATCGGTTGCTGCCGGCCCCAAGTTCTCTCCTTTGAACAACGGGAGGTGGCCGGCAGGTTTATCCGTGGATTCGGTGGATCTCTTCTTTCTTTCCCGGAGGCGATCCAACAACTGACACAATAG
- a CDS encoding acyl-CoA thioesterase, with amino-acid sequence MQREFELTVRSTDVDMIGHVNHAKYLEYLEWARFEWLDEIGLTMEEFHRRQLLPVVVHVSIDYIKELKFNERIRIVSDLLRIGGKSCVIGQTVYNSAGELACKAEVTCLMIDARKRKAIELPPEIKKGLQSV; translated from the coding sequence GTGCAACGGGAATTTGAGCTGACAGTCAGATCTACGGATGTGGATATGATCGGCCACGTCAATCATGCCAAATATCTGGAGTATTTGGAATGGGCCCGTTTTGAATGGTTGGATGAGATCGGTCTGACCATGGAAGAGTTTCACCGGCGCCAGCTCTTGCCGGTGGTGGTCCATGTCAGTATCGATTACATCAAAGAGTTGAAGTTTAATGAGCGGATCCGCATCGTCTCTGACCTGCTCCGAATCGGGGGAAAAAGCTGTGTGATCGGGCAGACCGTCTACAATTCCGCTGGCGAGTTGGCTTGCAAGGCTGAGGTCACCTGCTTGATGATCGATGCCCGGAAACGAAAGGCGATCGAGCTGCCTCCGGAAATAAAAAAGGGGCTTCAATCTGTCTGA
- a CDS encoding DMT family transporter, with the protein MKPADWFAFVLLSALWGASFLFIRVAAPAFGPAFLMDVRVWLAGLSMLLFTTLTGKRISFRGRVKSLLLLGALNAGVPFTLIAAAELEIPASLTAMIIGTTPMLTAVAASLLGEEEMTFGKTVALLAGLAGVGVLVGWTPIPLTFDSLLAAGVAFLAACCYALGGIYVSRKFQGVPALTMAIGQQLGAGVILLPLALFRLPRAAPPAEAVWALLALTFFSTVLAYLCYFRLIRNAGPTTTLSVNFLIPVFSLVGGVLWLGETVGWGTWVGLALVSLSLMFVTKSEDGGRRKSGTEKRALLR; encoded by the coding sequence ATGAAACCGGCGGACTGGTTCGCATTTGTTTTGCTGAGCGCCCTGTGGGGGGCCTCTTTTTTGTTCATACGGGTCGCTGCACCTGCTTTTGGCCCTGCCTTCCTGATGGATGTCCGGGTCTGGTTGGCGGGGTTGTCCATGCTTCTGTTCACAACACTCACGGGCAAGCGGATTTCTTTCCGGGGCAGGGTCAAATCTTTGCTGCTCCTGGGAGCCCTGAATGCCGGGGTTCCCTTTACGCTGATCGCAGCGGCGGAACTCGAGATTCCCGCCTCATTGACTGCGATGATCATCGGGACCACGCCGATGCTGACGGCGGTGGCTGCATCTCTTTTGGGGGAAGAAGAGATGACATTCGGGAAAACAGTTGCCCTGTTGGCGGGTTTGGCAGGGGTGGGTGTCCTGGTGGGGTGGACACCCATCCCGCTGACCTTTGACTCTCTGTTGGCTGCCGGGGTTGCGTTCCTGGCGGCCTGTTGTTACGCCCTGGGCGGAATTTATGTTTCCAGGAAGTTTCAGGGCGTCCCGGCGCTCACCATGGCCATCGGCCAGCAGTTGGGGGCGGGGGTGATCTTGCTGCCTTTGGCCCTGTTTCGTCTGCCAAGGGCTGCCCCGCCTGCGGAGGCGGTGTGGGCGTTGTTGGCTCTGACCTTCTTCAGCACGGTTCTTGCCTATCTCTGTTATTTTCGCCTGATCCGGAATGCGGGTCCCACCACGACACTGAGTGTCAACTTCCTGATCCCCGTGTTCAGCCTGGTCGGAGGTGTCCTCTGGCTGGGTGAGACAGTGGGATGGGGAACCTGGGTCGGGTTGGCCCTGGTTTCTCTCAGTCTCATGTTCGTAACCAAGAGCGAGGACGGCGGAAGGCGGAAAAGTGGCACGGAGAAGAGGGCTCTCCTGAGATAG
- a CDS encoding cytochrome c oxidase assembly protein has product MMEMFLHPANYSISLNLAVLLVIGLYLVFTGPLRKRFPDSEPPSIRQLSYFLTAALIFYFSLGSPMEMIGHELFSIHMVQMSLLFIVMPPFLLMGLPGWMVAPVFRLKGVGNLAKVLVHPVFATFFFNGMIWLYHLPWVFDRLMEVPALHTGARALLLIGGVAMWFSVLCPVPEMDKMSELKKMGYLYANGMLLTPACIMIAFSDTPFFALFHEQSQMFPILTPLHDQQLGGVLMKIIQEIVYVGVIVYIFFFQWVRKEREKDRLEAEESAGNHPVSQPVSESL; this is encoded by the coding sequence ATGATGGAGATGTTTTTGCATCCTGCCAACTACAGCATTTCACTGAATCTGGCGGTGTTGCTCGTGATCGGGTTGTATCTGGTGTTCACGGGACCGTTACGGAAACGATTTCCCGATTCGGAGCCGCCGTCGATTCGTCAACTGTCGTATTTTCTGACCGCTGCGTTGATTTTTTATTTCTCCCTCGGCAGTCCCATGGAGATGATCGGCCATGAATTGTTCAGCATCCATATGGTGCAGATGTCCCTGCTGTTTATTGTGATGCCGCCCTTTTTGCTGATGGGGTTGCCCGGTTGGATGGTGGCGCCGGTGTTTCGCTTGAAAGGGGTGGGAAATCTTGCAAAGGTTTTGGTCCATCCTGTATTCGCCACATTCTTTTTCAACGGAATGATCTGGCTGTATCACCTTCCCTGGGTGTTTGATCGATTGATGGAGGTGCCCGCGCTCCATACGGGAGCCCGCGCTCTCTTGCTGATCGGGGGGGTGGCGATGTGGTTTTCTGTCCTCTGTCCGGTTCCGGAGATGGACAAGATGAGCGAGCTGAAAAAGATGGGTTATCTCTATGCCAACGGAATGCTCCTCACACCAGCCTGTATTATGATCGCCTTCTCCGATACGCCATTTTTCGCCCTGTTCCATGAGCAATCCCAGATGTTTCCGATTCTGACTCCATTGCATGACCAACAACTGGGTGGGGTTCTGATGAAGATCATCCAGGAAATCGTCTATGTCGGTGTGATTGTTTATATTTTCTTCTTCCAGTGGGTGCGGAAAGAGCGGGAAAAAGACCGCCTGGAAGCGGAGGAGTCCGCAGGGAACCATCCGGTTTCCCAGCCGGTATCGGAATCCCTGTAA
- a CDS encoding L-lactate MFS transporter yields the protein MEKSKNRWLIAASAVGIHISIGSVYAWSVFTKPLKSQFGWSDGEVSFTFSLAILFLGLSAAYLGHYVEKHGPRKSGTLAALFFGVGIAGSGLAVNLGSLYMLYLFYGVLGGIGLGVGYIAPVSTLVKWFPDRRGLATGLAIMGFGFASLISSPIMARLIGSVGIANTFYLLGGLYFILMFFSSRYLSPPPKDWLPAGFKEKVDAGKSPVKRDIAQLTANQAVRTRRFYFLWLMLFINVTCGIAIISVASPVAQEIAGMSALSAATMVGLMGLFNGIGRIGWASFSDYIGRPATYTAFFVIQLLAFFILPQTTHSLLFQLLIFLILTCYGGGFASIPAYIGDLFGTRELGAIHGYILTAWSAAGLVGPSIASWVHETTGNYSGSLTVFAGFFAVALVISLWIRSDIHRLRKMNQKDPTVPA from the coding sequence GTGGAAAAAAGCAAAAACCGTTGGCTGATCGCCGCATCCGCTGTCGGAATTCACATCTCCATCGGATCCGTCTATGCATGGAGTGTATTCACCAAGCCGTTGAAAAGCCAATTCGGCTGGAGTGATGGTGAGGTCTCCTTCACCTTCAGTCTCGCCATTTTATTCCTGGGCTTGTCGGCCGCCTATTTGGGGCATTACGTGGAAAAGCACGGGCCACGAAAATCGGGGACACTGGCGGCTCTCTTTTTCGGTGTGGGTATTGCAGGCTCCGGTCTCGCTGTCAATCTGGGATCCCTGTACATGCTCTATCTCTTCTACGGTGTCCTCGGCGGAATCGGCCTGGGGGTCGGTTACATCGCACCGGTCTCCACCCTGGTCAAATGGTTTCCGGACCGGCGCGGATTGGCCACCGGCCTCGCCATCATGGGATTCGGGTTTGCCTCATTGATCAGCAGTCCGATCATGGCACGGTTGATCGGGTCGGTGGGGATCGCAAACACCTTCTATCTCCTGGGTGGCCTCTACTTTATTTTGATGTTCTTCTCTTCCCGGTATCTGTCTCCTCCCCCGAAAGATTGGTTGCCTGCCGGATTCAAAGAGAAGGTGGATGCGGGCAAATCCCCCGTCAAGAGGGATATCGCCCAATTGACAGCCAATCAAGCGGTTCGGACCCGCCGTTTCTATTTTTTGTGGCTGATGTTGTTTATCAATGTCACCTGTGGAATCGCCATCATCTCCGTGGCATCCCCCGTGGCCCAGGAGATTGCGGGGATGAGTGCGCTGAGTGCCGCCACGATGGTCGGCCTGATGGGCCTGTTCAACGGAATCGGGCGGATCGGTTGGGCTTCATTTTCTGATTATATCGGACGACCGGCCACCTATACGGCCTTCTTTGTCATTCAATTGCTCGCCTTTTTCATCCTTCCGCAAACCACCCACTCCCTCCTGTTTCAGCTTCTGATCTTTCTGATCCTGACCTGTTACGGTGGCGGTTTTGCATCCATCCCCGCTTATATCGGCGATTTGTTCGGCACCAGGGAATTGGGTGCCATTCACGGATACATATTGACCGCATGGTCTGCCGCCGGGCTTGTCGGACCTTCGATCGCCTCCTGGGTCCACGAAACCACCGGGAACTACTCAGGCAGTTTGACTGTTTTTGCCGGTTTCTTCGCAGTCGCATTGGTCATCTCCCTCTGGATTCGATCCGATATACACCGACTGAGAAAAATGAATCAAAAGGACCCAACGGTTCCTGCTTGA
- a CDS encoding FixH family protein, with translation MSAKRWMIGVLALMTAVGLTACGTTPKKETPEKQDQKAHEEDHHGHEGDHDEAAGDLAQVEMNLPEDVRAGKEIRIEVRITHGGKPVNDADEVKFEIWKKGAPKGEHEKIDAKKSGDGVYSIQHTFAEAGEYKVMYHVTAKGGHVMEPAETLTVGP, from the coding sequence ATGAGTGCAAAGCGTTGGATGATCGGTGTACTTGCCCTGATGACGGCGGTGGGTTTGACCGCTTGTGGAACCACCCCCAAAAAAGAGACACCGGAGAAGCAAGACCAAAAGGCCCATGAGGAGGATCATCATGGCCATGAGGGAGACCACGACGAGGCTGCCGGGGACTTGGCCCAGGTGGAGATGAACCTGCCTGAGGATGTGCGCGCCGGCAAGGAGATCCGGATCGAAGTGAGGATCACTCACGGGGGGAAACCGGTCAACGATGCGGATGAGGTGAAGTTTGAGATCTGGAAGAAGGGGGCCCCCAAGGGCGAGCATGAGAAGATCGATGCCAAAAAGAGCGGGGACGGGGTATACAGCATCCAACATACATTTGCCGAGGCGGGCGAATACAAAGTGATGTATCATGTGACGGCCAAGGGCGGTCATGTGATGGAACCGGCGGAAACCCTCACGGTCGGCCCGTGA
- a CDS encoding methyltransferase family protein, giving the protein MMWFAFTPVLLYLLVEGTRKRPREEQKKDCSSTLGLAAALAFMTLLPTVILLDQGRTPFTPHPLFFIGITLGIAGTWFRALAMRTLGRFFSRNIGIQSRHRMVDTGCYRYIRHPGYLGTLGTFLGFALSTASWLAVAGNLFCFLIAYTYRMRVEEKTLVVFFGSAYREYQARTWRLIPYLY; this is encoded by the coding sequence ATGATGTGGTTCGCTTTTACCCCGGTCTTACTTTACTTGCTGGTGGAAGGAACCCGAAAGCGACCCCGGGAAGAGCAAAAAAAGGATTGTTCCTCCACCTTGGGACTCGCCGCAGCGCTGGCCTTTATGACACTTTTGCCCACAGTGATCCTCCTTGACCAGGGGCGAACTCCCTTCACCCCCCATCCCCTGTTCTTTATCGGCATCACCCTCGGGATTGCGGGTACCTGGTTCCGGGCACTGGCCATGCGGACCCTGGGCCGTTTTTTCAGCCGCAATATCGGGATTCAGTCCCGGCATCGGATGGTGGACACCGGGTGCTACCGATATATCCGGCATCCCGGGTATCTCGGAACGCTGGGAACCTTTCTCGGATTTGCGTTGAGTACAGCTTCCTGGTTGGCCGTGGCCGGCAACCTCTTCTGCTTTTTAATCGCTTATACCTACCGGATGCGGGTGGAAGAGAAAACTCTCGTCGTCTTTTTCGGCTCCGCCTACCGGGAGTACCAAGCCCGCACCTGGAGATTGATCCCCTATTTGTATTAG
- a CDS encoding S8 family serine peptidase, translated as MKKSLHPILCLLLLLTLVLPPTVWGATKDPTVSYRDGKTAKDPVSDRLRKLFGEKENLTYLIKLKTQADTQKAAAGAAKKAEKNKQTPMQTELAKRSAVVSTLRYTADETQANLKQFLAEQKKAGHVKNYESFYIVNAIAVTGDQQTVDKLAAFPEVEKILPNERRQLIGLEKEKSTGKPTANTQSIEWNIEQIGAPAVWAMGIDGAGTVVANIDSGVQWNHPGLKQQYRGYDGANPDQPDHTYNWFDAVNGRSAPYDDQGHGTHTMGTMVGVEPDGSNRVGVAPGAKWIAVKAFTAAGGTDADLLRAGEWIIAPKDADGNPHPEKAPDVVNNSWGGGPGLDEWYRPMVRNWRAAEIFPEFSAGNTTFSNPGGPGSVANPANYPESFATGATDSNKRLASFSLQGPSPYGELKPEVSAPGVNIRSTVPGSNYEGGWNGTSMAGPHVSATVALLKQANASLTVDQIEEILLETAEPLTDGQFPESPNNGYGHGLVNALDAVSSIQSGRGEIRGQVLREGEDTEAPTYQHEAPAETYTGMELPLSIEARDNVSVTEVKLQYRSEESDEWSTLDAKRTAGDYRSGTYQAQVPGDHVLEPALHYRFRIRDFSGNETVTDTYRIQVKPGISVGYFQDFESTPIGWISYGEKNSWEWGIPTSGPGRAASGERVYATNLSGNYDNDANMNLMMPPIDLPDGQAYLQFKQWYETERNYDFAHVFISTDRQNWTQLARYNNLSNGWEDAEIDLSAYAGQRVYILFNLKSDYSVVKPGWYLDDVALSDTPSLTSTPVETRLDQARLKGDTHSKKKAVHPDNIKPAQLKNPQAPTVTTPPAKSENLPMALPLGAKVTVLETGRTVATHPQDGSYSLSHPAGEYTLRAESYGYRSADRRVDVPRDSAQEANFVLEAIPRGTLKGMVTDSKTGEPIQGAKLYLVEDAAVQPVETDGDGRYEISAYEGNYTLHISAPSYYNQNVNVTVQGDRTVEKDVKLKPFIGYPGEIGYDDGTAENAQAFYDAGNGWAVRMSLPEGKGNALVTAGLFRFWDTEWPIPGGTSFQVAVYDASGPDGAPGKKLGGPYDATALRNGEWTTVDLADKGIIVDGDFYMVYIQATPYPNSPGMATDENGPNAGRSWQWVDGAWSPAPKDEGNYMIRARVNYEVTEPVITSPQDGHFTNQSTVTVEGKAAPTTEVKIQNKGKEVAATPARDDGSFSAEVSLKDGENILTATASTPKGTTDPSEPVQIILDREKPKLSIGEPADGLKTNREAVTVKGEAKDGHLDWVKVNGKKADLADDGTYSLRILLDEGENRIQVTAADKAGNKQTEEITLRAKFSAPVIQNLSPEQTVYLKRGETVKIELDSEPGLKGNFAIRMPLTNLPSNVTQLPLHEEGKGHYVAYWTATSKDKVSGAEIEVILEDDYGNTARKTAKGKLYINTKK; from the coding sequence TTGAAGAAAAGCCTTCACCCCATCCTGTGCCTCCTCCTTCTGCTCACTTTGGTATTGCCCCCAACGGTCTGGGGTGCAACAAAAGATCCCACTGTCTCTTACCGGGATGGGAAGACCGCCAAGGATCCAGTCAGCGACCGGCTGAGGAAACTATTTGGCGAAAAAGAGAACCTCACTTACCTGATCAAGCTGAAAACCCAGGCGGACACCCAAAAGGCCGCAGCCGGGGCAGCAAAGAAGGCAGAGAAAAATAAACAAACCCCGATGCAAACCGAACTGGCCAAGCGCTCCGCCGTCGTTTCCACCCTCCGCTACACTGCCGACGAAACCCAGGCCAACCTGAAACAGTTTCTGGCGGAGCAGAAAAAGGCGGGCCATGTCAAAAACTACGAATCTTTCTACATTGTCAACGCCATCGCCGTCACCGGGGATCAGCAGACGGTGGACAAGCTGGCCGCCTTTCCCGAAGTGGAGAAGATTCTCCCCAACGAGAGGCGGCAGTTGATCGGACTGGAGAAAGAGAAGAGCACCGGCAAACCCACGGCCAACACCCAATCCATCGAATGGAACATCGAACAGATCGGTGCACCTGCGGTCTGGGCCATGGGCATCGACGGAGCGGGAACCGTGGTCGCCAACATCGACTCCGGCGTCCAGTGGAACCACCCGGGATTGAAGCAACAGTACCGGGGATATGACGGGGCCAACCCGGACCAACCCGATCACACATATAACTGGTTTGATGCCGTCAACGGACGAAGTGCACCCTATGATGATCAAGGACATGGCACCCACACCATGGGCACCATGGTCGGAGTCGAACCTGACGGTTCCAATCGGGTCGGAGTGGCACCGGGAGCCAAATGGATCGCCGTCAAAGCCTTCACCGCCGCCGGCGGCACTGATGCCGATCTGTTGCGGGCCGGGGAATGGATCATCGCCCCCAAGGATGCGGACGGTAATCCCCATCCGGAAAAAGCCCCCGACGTGGTGAACAACTCCTGGGGCGGCGGCCCCGGCTTGGATGAGTGGTACCGCCCCATGGTGCGGAACTGGCGTGCCGCCGAGATTTTCCCTGAATTTTCGGCGGGCAACACCACCTTCAGTAATCCCGGCGGTCCCGGTTCCGTGGCCAATCCGGCCAACTATCCGGAATCCTTTGCCACCGGAGCCACGGATTCCAACAAGCGGCTCGCCTCCTTTTCCCTGCAGGGGCCTTCCCCTTATGGAGAACTGAAGCCGGAAGTGAGCGCCCCCGGTGTCAACATCCGATCCACCGTGCCCGGGAGCAACTATGAAGGGGGATGGAACGGCACTTCCATGGCCGGTCCCCACGTCTCAGCCACCGTCGCCCTGCTGAAACAGGCCAACGCTTCCCTGACTGTGGATCAGATCGAAGAAATCCTGCTGGAAACTGCTGAACCCTTGACCGACGGCCAATTTCCCGAGTCCCCCAACAACGGATACGGCCATGGCCTGGTCAACGCTCTGGATGCCGTCTCCTCCATCCAATCCGGCCGGGGGGAAATCCGCGGCCAGGTGCTGCGGGAGGGGGAAGACACTGAAGCACCCACCTATCAACATGAAGCCCCGGCGGAAACCTACACCGGTATGGAACTCCCCCTGTCCATCGAAGCGAGGGACAATGTCAGCGTCACAGAAGTGAAACTGCAGTACCGCAGTGAAGAGAGCGATGAGTGGAGCACCCTGGATGCCAAACGGACTGCCGGCGATTACCGGAGCGGCACCTATCAGGCTCAGGTACCCGGGGATCATGTCCTTGAACCCGCTCTTCACTATCGCTTCCGGATCCGGGACTTCAGCGGCAACGAAACCGTGACCGACACCTACCGGATCCAGGTGAAACCAGGTATCTCCGTCGGTTATTTCCAAGATTTCGAGTCGACTCCCATCGGATGGATCTCCTACGGGGAGAAAAATTCCTGGGAGTGGGGCATCCCCACTTCGGGCCCGGGACGTGCCGCCTCCGGGGAGAGAGTGTATGCCACCAACCTCTCCGGCAACTATGATAACGACGCCAACATGAACTTGATGATGCCCCCCATCGATCTTCCCGACGGACAAGCCTACCTGCAGTTCAAGCAATGGTACGAAACTGAACGCAACTACGACTTCGCCCACGTGTTCATCTCCACCGACCGGCAGAACTGGACCCAACTGGCCCGCTACAACAACCTTTCCAACGGTTGGGAAGATGCGGAGATCGACCTCTCTGCCTATGCCGGCCAGCGGGTGTACATCCTCTTCAACCTGAAATCGGATTACAGTGTGGTGAAGCCGGGATGGTACCTGGATGATGTGGCCCTGAGCGACACTCCTTCCCTCACATCCACTCCGGTGGAGACCCGCTTGGACCAGGCACGTTTGAAAGGAGACACCCACAGCAAGAAAAAGGCCGTCCATCCCGACAACATCAAACCGGCCCAACTGAAAAATCCGCAGGCACCCACCGTGACCACCCCGCCTGCCAAATCTGAGAACCTGCCGATGGCCCTTCCCCTGGGAGCCAAGGTGACCGTTCTTGAAACGGGGCGCACCGTCGCCACCCATCCCCAGGATGGAAGTTATTCGCTGAGCCATCCCGCCGGGGAATACACACTGCGTGCAGAATCTTACGGTTACCGCTCCGCGGACCGGCGCGTCGATGTCCCCCGGGACAGTGCCCAGGAGGCCAACTTTGTACTGGAGGCGATCCCCCGCGGAACCCTTAAAGGAATGGTCACCGATTCCAAAACCGGTGAACCGATCCAAGGCGCCAAGCTGTATCTGGTGGAGGATGCCGCCGTCCAGCCCGTGGAGACCGACGGGGACGGCCGTTATGAAATCTCGGCCTATGAAGGGAACTACACTCTCCACATTTCGGCTCCCAGCTACTACAACCAAAATGTAAACGTCACCGTCCAAGGGGACCGGACCGTGGAGAAAGACGTCAAACTGAAGCCCTTCATCGGCTACCCCGGTGAGATCGGCTACGACGACGGCACCGCCGAAAACGCCCAGGCCTTCTACGATGCGGGCAATGGATGGGCGGTCCGGATGTCCCTGCCGGAAGGAAAAGGGAATGCCCTGGTCACTGCCGGTCTCTTCCGCTTCTGGGATACGGAATGGCCCATACCCGGGGGAACCTCCTTCCAGGTGGCCGTCTATGACGCATCCGGCCCTGACGGCGCACCCGGGAAAAAGCTGGGCGGACCCTATGATGCCACCGCCCTCCGCAACGGTGAGTGGACCACCGTCGACCTGGCCGACAAGGGAATCATCGTGGATGGAGACTTCTACATGGTCTACATCCAGGCGACACCCTATCCCAACTCCCCGGGTATGGCCACCGACGAAAACGGACCCAACGCCGGCCGGAGCTGGCAGTGGGTGGACGGTGCCTGGTCCCCCGCTCCCAAAGATGAGGGGAACTACATGATCCGGGCCCGGGTCAACTACGAAGTCACCGAACCAGTGATCACCTCGCCGCAGGACGGTCATTTCACCAACCAATCCACCGTCACCGTCGAAGGAAAAGCCGCACCCACCACAGAAGTGAAGATTCAAAACAAGGGGAAGGAAGTGGCCGCCACACCTGCCCGGGATGACGGAAGCTTCTCGGCGGAGGTCTCCCTGAAGGACGGGGAAAACATCCTGACCGCCACCGCCTCCACCCCCAAGGGGACGACGGATCCTTCGGAACCGGTCCAAATCATCCTCGACCGGGAGAAGCCGAAACTCTCCATCGGCGAACCCGCGGATGGTTTGAAAACCAATCGGGAAGCCGTCACGGTGAAGGGAGAAGCCAAAGATGGACATCTCGATTGGGTCAAAGTGAACGGAAAGAAAGCCGACCTGGCCGATGACGGCACCTACTCCCTGCGGATTCTCCTCGATGAAGGGGAGAATCGGATCCAGGTCACTGCCGCCGACAAGGCTGGCAACAAACAGACAGAAGAGATCACCCTCCGGGCCAAATTCAGCGCACCGGTCATCCAAAACCTCTCCCCTGAACAAACCGTCTATCTGAAACGGGGGGAGACCGTCAAAATCGAATTGGACAGCGAACCGGGGCTGAAGGGAAACTTCGCCATCCGGATGCCCCTGACCAACCTTCCTTCCAACGTGACCCAGCTTCCGTTACATGAAGAAGGAAAAGGCCATTATGTGGCCTACTGGACGGCCACTTCCAAAGACAAGGTCTCCGGAGCCGAAATCGAGGTCATCCTGGAGGACGATTACGGGAACACCGCCCGGAAAACAGCGAAGGGCAAACTGTATATCAATACCAAGAAGTGA